In the genome of Myxococcus stipitatus, one region contains:
- a CDS encoding DUF2924 domain-containing protein: MTNKTTARARAAMRELDDVPTQLAALETMSVGQLAEKWRELYGEPTRTRNKDYLKKRLAWRIQELAEGGLSQGALARIHQLGDQMPERWRMRWSQGHAASDAPAPTEALQVVQATEPRDPRVPPVGTVLHRVFDGKAHEVTVCAEGFEYAGQRYKSLSAIATEIAGTRWNGFLFFGLKKRGESAREESAA; this comes from the coding sequence ATGACCAACAAGACGACCGCCAGAGCCCGCGCCGCGATGCGCGAGCTCGATGACGTCCCCACCCAGCTCGCGGCGCTCGAGACGATGAGCGTCGGCCAGCTCGCCGAGAAGTGGCGCGAGCTCTATGGCGAGCCGACGCGCACGCGGAACAAGGACTACCTGAAGAAGCGCCTCGCCTGGCGCATCCAGGAGCTGGCCGAGGGCGGGCTCTCGCAGGGCGCGCTCGCGCGCATCCACCAGCTCGGCGACCAGATGCCGGAGCGTTGGCGCATGCGTTGGAGCCAGGGCCACGCCGCGAGCGACGCGCCCGCGCCGACGGAGGCGCTGCAGGTGGTGCAGGCGACCGAGCCGCGGGACCCGCGCGTGCCGCCCGTAGGCACCGTCCTGCACCGCGTCTTCGACGGCAAGGCCCACGAGGTGACAGTCTGCGCGGAGGGCTTCGAGTACGCGGGGCAGCGGTACAAGTCGCTGTCTGCCATCGCCACGGAGATCGCCGGCACGCGCTGGAACGGGTTCCTCTTCTTCGGGCTCAAGAAGCGCGGCGAGTCGGCGCGCGAGGAGTCCGCGGCATGA
- a CDS encoding protein kinase domain-containing protein yields MMTKFFVPRADRRLGERYELVECLGDGSYGWVWRAQRLSDGAIVAVKIPKAQGKRNEELAEGSPLVGQTPHPCVVDVYWMGRVPPEREWYAIEMEYFPSITLAQLLDKGEEGFVASYDKLLGVFEQVLEGCAHLHRVGMSHGDIKPQNILVSADRVKLTDFGSSVLPEDMYARTRENGGTILYSAPEIVGATMSTRDNNARFLSDIYSLGVLLYHLVTARLPHDTLSQVARHVPFPRAREVNSSVSQPLDEFIDRCLKLAPDERWPSVDAMLDAFRAVRRAQLQFTPTRTLAVPRAPHEDWSSQAVRLVEAGDYRDAELVARAEFESTRDAQAFLLMVQASYREGRYFDCIRDLEARPDVVDAPTPTGAELRRLALSAYLEVRQVDRARAFVERCLAEAPDAPDLLLKHASILALDAKYEDAAEQLMALNRRLPGKPAILRRLVAVFEQMRDTGKAAAFLRAYQKAVPDDPWASSKAEHFRALGLA; encoded by the coding sequence ATGATGACCAAGTTCTTTGTGCCACGAGCAGACCGGCGTCTCGGCGAGCGCTACGAGTTGGTCGAGTGCCTCGGCGACGGCTCGTACGGCTGGGTGTGGCGCGCGCAACGCCTCTCCGACGGCGCCATCGTCGCGGTGAAGATTCCGAAGGCACAGGGCAAGCGTAACGAGGAGCTCGCCGAGGGCTCGCCACTGGTCGGGCAGACGCCGCATCCGTGCGTCGTCGACGTCTACTGGATGGGGCGCGTCCCGCCGGAGCGCGAATGGTACGCAATCGAGATGGAGTACTTCCCCTCCATCACGCTGGCCCAGCTGCTCGACAAAGGGGAAGAGGGATTCGTCGCCAGCTACGACAAGCTGCTCGGCGTCTTCGAGCAGGTGCTCGAAGGCTGCGCGCACCTGCACCGAGTGGGCATGTCGCACGGTGACATCAAGCCGCAGAACATCCTCGTCTCCGCCGACCGCGTGAAGTTGACCGACTTCGGCTCGAGCGTCCTGCCTGAGGATATGTACGCGCGCACCCGGGAGAACGGCGGCACCATCCTTTACTCTGCACCCGAGATCGTTGGGGCAACGATGTCGACACGGGACAACAACGCCCGCTTCCTGAGCGACATCTACAGCCTCGGCGTGCTGCTCTACCACCTCGTGACGGCGCGGCTCCCGCACGACACCTTGAGCCAGGTCGCCCGCCACGTGCCGTTCCCTCGCGCGCGCGAGGTCAACTCGTCGGTCTCGCAGCCACTCGACGAATTCATCGATCGCTGCCTGAAGCTCGCGCCCGATGAGCGCTGGCCGAGCGTCGATGCCATGCTCGACGCGTTCCGCGCCGTGCGACGCGCACAGCTCCAGTTCACGCCCACCCGCACCTTGGCGGTGCCGCGCGCGCCGCACGAGGACTGGTCGTCGCAGGCGGTGCGCCTCGTCGAGGCGGGCGATTACCGCGACGCGGAGCTGGTCGCACGCGCCGAGTTCGAGTCGACCCGCGACGCGCAGGCGTTCCTCCTCATGGTGCAGGCGTCGTATCGAGAGGGGCGCTATTTCGACTGCATCCGCGATCTCGAGGCCCGGCCGGATGTCGTCGACGCGCCGACGCCCACCGGCGCCGAGCTTCGACGCCTCGCGCTTTCGGCCTACCTCGAGGTACGCCAGGTGGATCGCGCCCGCGCGTTCGTCGAGCGGTGCTTGGCCGAGGCACCCGACGCGCCCGATCTCCTCCTGAAGCACGCTTCAATCCTCGCGCTCGACGCCAAGTACGAGGACGCCGCTGAGCAGCTGATGGCGCTCAACCGAAGACTGCCTGGGAAGCCTGCGATCCTCCGACGCCTCGTCGCCGTCTTCGAGCAGATGCGTGACACGGGCAAGGCGGCGGCCTTCCTGCGCGCGTACCAGAAGGCGGTGCCCGACGACCCGTGGGCGTCCTCGAAGGCCGAGCACTTCCGCGCGCTGGGGCTTGCATGA
- a CDS encoding HsdM family class I SAM-dependent methyltransferase yields MAAKKKQQQNAEHATTVASEESNLLKSMVHRLSGAGYDHSLDLKASEPGMSAAVVWGRHEGVETPRILALVLPTGAWGRANADEVQVLSYSLPPPETPADQYPQFAIVKDAEGKLEALFDLAYPPHQIDKLPSLSEINDYKRIKADPTYRWSMHMYDRLMKGFNALHERIYQTHKDRVNGKNDIIEEVAKLLFLESFRLHHDDGGGALTFEHEGKKLSLKDVFTAAHVKANGAKAVAEIQSAFEHFKMHPDYVVTDDAGEKHAIFDKNAHLRLAQPGNYEAVLSLIQDLGPVTDNRGSVVKKQGTLADIAADVLGRAFDVFLRANFESKGGLGIYLTPAPVKQAMLALAFHDIKESTEDAARLVARDGKGRPAFRFCDPACGSGGFLSVALSHLRRTLDELGGKATATDEAKKKLFAEMCEHSFVGADSAPQMVMLARVNMALLGAPKARIFWGDSRTSPQLVPGTYDLICTNPPFGTPKLQGDAKRAHEAEMAKILETFRSDLTPRAGRGGGFDYSPTVTGLAMGGSPNSKGVWKEASTNTDPAVLFIDRCLQLLKPGGRLLIVLPDGVLCNSGDRYVREYIMGTKDEVTGEFHGGKAIVKGVISLPADAFKLSGTGAKTSVLYVQKRHARKDDPEKFQDEPQTDVFMAVAETLGYVVKNNVEDYSAGVPNDLAAIVGAYVRGE; encoded by the coding sequence ATGGCGGCCAAGAAGAAGCAGCAGCAGAACGCAGAGCACGCGACGACGGTTGCCTCCGAGGAGAGCAACCTCCTCAAGTCGATGGTCCACCGCCTCTCGGGCGCGGGCTACGATCATTCGCTCGACCTCAAGGCCAGCGAGCCCGGCATGTCGGCCGCCGTCGTCTGGGGCCGCCATGAGGGCGTCGAGACGCCGCGCATCCTGGCGCTCGTGCTGCCCACCGGCGCGTGGGGCCGCGCCAATGCCGATGAGGTGCAGGTGCTCTCGTACTCGCTGCCGCCGCCCGAGACGCCGGCCGACCAGTACCCGCAGTTCGCCATCGTGAAAGACGCCGAGGGCAAGCTCGAGGCCCTCTTCGACCTCGCGTACCCGCCGCACCAGATCGACAAGCTGCCGAGCCTCTCGGAGATCAACGACTACAAGCGGATCAAGGCCGACCCGACCTACCGGTGGTCGATGCACATGTACGACCGGCTGATGAAGGGCTTCAACGCCCTGCACGAGCGCATCTACCAGACGCACAAGGACCGGGTGAACGGCAAGAACGACATCATCGAGGAGGTGGCGAAGCTCCTCTTCCTCGAGTCGTTCCGCCTGCACCATGATGACGGAGGGGGCGCGCTCACCTTCGAGCACGAGGGCAAGAAGCTGAGCCTGAAGGACGTCTTCACCGCGGCGCACGTGAAGGCGAACGGCGCCAAGGCGGTCGCGGAGATCCAGTCGGCGTTCGAGCACTTCAAGATGCACCCCGACTACGTCGTCACCGACGACGCCGGGGAGAAGCACGCCATATTCGACAAGAACGCCCACCTGCGCCTGGCGCAGCCGGGCAACTACGAGGCGGTGCTCTCGCTCATTCAGGACCTCGGCCCGGTCACCGACAACCGGGGCAGCGTGGTGAAGAAGCAGGGCACGCTCGCCGACATCGCCGCCGACGTGCTCGGCCGCGCCTTCGATGTCTTCCTTCGCGCGAACTTCGAGTCAAAGGGCGGCCTCGGCATCTACCTCACGCCGGCGCCCGTGAAGCAGGCGATGCTGGCGCTTGCCTTCCACGACATCAAGGAGAGCACCGAGGACGCCGCGCGCCTCGTGGCTCGCGACGGCAAGGGCCGCCCCGCCTTCCGTTTCTGCGACCCGGCGTGCGGCAGCGGCGGGTTCCTCTCGGTGGCACTGAGCCACCTCCGGCGCACGCTCGACGAGCTCGGTGGCAAGGCCACGGCCACCGACGAGGCGAAGAAGAAGCTCTTCGCCGAGATGTGCGAGCACAGCTTCGTGGGCGCCGATTCGGCGCCCCAGATGGTGATGCTCGCGCGCGTCAACATGGCACTACTCGGTGCTCCCAAAGCGCGCATCTTCTGGGGCGACTCGCGGACGAGCCCCCAGTTGGTGCCCGGGACGTACGACTTGATCTGCACCAACCCTCCGTTCGGCACGCCGAAGCTCCAGGGCGACGCGAAGAGGGCGCACGAGGCGGAGATGGCGAAGATCCTCGAGACCTTCCGATCCGACCTGACGCCGCGAGCCGGGCGCGGCGGCGGCTTCGACTACTCGCCCACGGTCACGGGCCTGGCGATGGGCGGCTCGCCCAACAGCAAGGGCGTCTGGAAGGAGGCCTCAACCAACACCGATCCGGCGGTCCTCTTCATCGACCGCTGCCTGCAGCTGCTCAAGCCGGGCGGGCGCCTGCTGATCGTGTTGCCCGACGGCGTGCTCTGCAACTCCGGCGACCGCTACGTGCGCGAGTACATCATGGGCACGAAGGACGAGGTCACCGGCGAGTTCCACGGCGGCAAGGCCATCGTGAAGGGAGTTATCAGCCTACCGGCCGACGCCTTCAAGCTCTCGGGCACGGGCGCGAAGACGAGCGTGCTTTACGTGCAGAAGCGCCACGCGCGCAAGGACGACCCCGAGAAGTTCCAGGACGAGCCGCAGACCGACGTGTTCATGGCCGTCGCCGAGACCCTCGGCTACGTCGTGAAGAACAACGTCGAGGACTACAGCGCGGGCGTCCCCAACGACCTGGCCGCCATCGTTGGCGCGTACGTTCGGGGGGAGTGA
- a CDS encoding ATP-binding protein — MPHHVLGRLVGNTGDPTNLSMVLNSSFAGRRGEFVRVRHREQEGAAQTDVLARIVSISRSNVLYNSGLGQAVTELELLPGAHVTGEQILGKLEAIGYRDPEGGGIKMPRRALDPGSPVEPVDFQFLSAFYEFQEHSSLHIGNLVGYERGASAVPVYVDVNRLVTEHLAVLAMTGSGKSYTVGRIIERLVAINNGTVVVFDPHGEYGRALSGGQMCFNDRPDELDDQRDRAALPAIRDAFTRLREAGAGITVYSPQNPSFRQKYAGANQELALQFDHFEMDDLSEILPGLTEPQQRVLDVAIRYWIAHERTTPRDINRLRHYLGDGIDDVRQWDELSQTEATALNGRSAAVASMKLSRVLQEAQSFYHSGLPAATDVYEMIGRPTDRRGRLVIVDLQGLSDTAKQVITALISSEVLRAASSKTDRIRPCFLVYEEAHNFAPAGEPAVSHRIIKKIAGEGRKFGVGFAVVSQRPSKLDPDVTSQCNTLIAMRLKNPDDQRFIAKTSDMVSAADLDQLPGLSTGEALICGRSIPAPLLVRVGTKALVHGGESPEVLNVWGRFGG; from the coding sequence ATGCCCCATCATGTCCTTGGCCGACTCGTCGGCAACACCGGCGACCCGACGAACCTCTCGATGGTTCTCAACTCGTCGTTCGCTGGCAGGCGCGGCGAGTTCGTGCGCGTACGGCACCGTGAGCAAGAGGGCGCAGCGCAGACCGACGTGCTCGCGCGCATCGTCAGCATCAGCCGCAGCAACGTCCTCTACAACTCTGGCCTGGGGCAGGCGGTGACCGAGCTCGAGCTGCTGCCCGGTGCGCACGTTACCGGCGAGCAGATCCTCGGCAAGCTCGAGGCCATTGGATACCGCGACCCCGAAGGTGGCGGCATCAAGATGCCGCGCCGGGCGCTCGATCCGGGCTCGCCGGTCGAGCCGGTGGACTTTCAGTTCCTGAGCGCGTTCTACGAGTTCCAGGAGCACTCCAGCCTGCACATCGGCAACCTCGTCGGCTACGAGCGCGGGGCCTCGGCGGTGCCGGTGTACGTGGACGTGAACCGCCTCGTGACCGAGCACCTCGCGGTCCTCGCGATGACCGGCTCGGGCAAGTCGTACACGGTCGGCCGCATCATCGAGCGGCTCGTCGCGATCAACAACGGCACCGTCGTCGTCTTCGACCCCCACGGCGAGTATGGGCGCGCGCTGTCGGGTGGGCAGATGTGCTTCAATGATCGGCCCGACGAGCTGGACGACCAGCGTGATCGCGCGGCCCTTCCGGCCATCCGAGACGCTTTCACGAGGCTCCGCGAGGCGGGCGCTGGCATCACCGTGTACAGCCCGCAGAACCCGTCGTTCCGGCAGAAGTACGCCGGCGCGAACCAGGAGCTGGCGTTGCAGTTTGACCACTTCGAGATGGACGACCTGAGCGAGATCCTCCCAGGCCTCACCGAGCCGCAACAGCGCGTGCTGGACGTCGCCATTCGCTACTGGATCGCCCACGAGCGCACGACGCCGCGAGACATCAATCGGCTGCGCCACTACCTCGGCGACGGCATCGACGACGTGCGGCAGTGGGACGAGCTGAGCCAGACCGAGGCGACGGCACTGAACGGTAGAAGCGCGGCGGTCGCGTCGATGAAACTCTCTCGCGTGCTTCAGGAGGCGCAGAGCTTCTATCACTCGGGCCTGCCCGCAGCGACCGACGTCTACGAGATGATCGGTAGGCCGACCGATCGCCGTGGCCGTCTCGTCATCGTCGACCTGCAGGGCCTCAGCGACACCGCGAAGCAAGTCATCACCGCACTCATCTCGAGCGAGGTCCTCCGCGCCGCGTCGAGCAAGACCGACCGCATTCGCCCGTGCTTCCTCGTCTACGAAGAGGCGCACAACTTTGCCCCAGCGGGCGAGCCCGCCGTGAGCCATCGCATCATCAAGAAGATCGCCGGTGAAGGTCGCAAGTTCGGCGTGGGCTTCGCGGTCGTGAGCCAGCGTCCGTCGAAGCTCGACCCCGACGTGACCTCGCAGTGCAACACGCTGATCGCGATGCGCCTCAAGAACCCGGACGACCAGCGCTTCATCGCGAAGACCTCCGACATGGTGAGCGCGGCCGACCTCGACCAGCTGCCCGGGCTCTCGACCGGCGAGGCGCTCATCTGCGGGCGGTCGATCCCCGCGCCGCTCTTGGTGCGCGTCGGCACGAAGGCGCTGGTCCACGGCGGCGAGTCGCCCGAGGTGCTCAACGTCTGGGGGAGGTTCGGTGGCTGA
- a CDS encoding helix-turn-helix transcriptional regulator, translated as MKERFGERLRRKRTELKLGLRETATKVGISPTYLSRIETMEEKSQPAEDVIRKLATLLNDDFDELMTLAGRVSEDVEKVIKADPTMPEFLRTVGEKNLSGADLMKLLDAQQKKGKR; from the coding sequence GTGAAGGAACGCTTTGGAGAACGCCTCCGCCGCAAGAGGACTGAGCTGAAGCTTGGTCTCCGCGAGACAGCCACAAAGGTCGGCATCTCGCCCACGTACCTGTCGCGCATCGAGACGATGGAGGAGAAGAGCCAGCCAGCCGAGGACGTCATCCGCAAGCTGGCGACGCTGCTGAACGACGACTTCGACGAGCTGATGACGCTCGCGGGCCGCGTGTCCGAGGACGTCGAGAAGGTCATCAAGGCTGACCCCACGATGCCGGAGTTCCTGCGCACCGTCGGCGAGAAGAACCTCTCCGGCGCGGACCTGATGAAGCTCCTCGACGCACAGCAGAAGAAGGGGAAACGGTGA
- a CDS encoding ImmA/IrrE family metallo-endopeptidase, with translation MSTNVPFLSDVQIESAAQELLRRYAKWKGEAPRPPIPVDALAEGVLGLTLEMGDLRTKLGKPDVLGATWLDDALVVIDSSLEGKEGRYCFTLSHELGHWQLHRPLREMDTVTFPLFSREPGAKATAAIVCRDGQRDPAEIQADKFSAFLLMPASDVRAAVKHVSGGPLAIGNLLARKQAGERISELRDFASEVIANGGFTNVSNQAMQIRLETLKLVVDGAQGRLF, from the coding sequence ATGTCGACCAACGTCCCGTTCCTCTCGGACGTGCAGATCGAGAGCGCCGCTCAGGAGTTGCTGCGCCGGTACGCCAAGTGGAAAGGCGAGGCGCCTCGCCCGCCAATCCCGGTCGACGCGCTCGCCGAGGGTGTCCTCGGGCTCACCCTCGAGATGGGCGACCTCCGCACGAAGCTCGGCAAGCCCGACGTGCTCGGCGCGACGTGGCTCGACGACGCGCTGGTGGTCATCGACTCGTCGCTTGAGGGCAAGGAGGGCCGCTACTGCTTCACCCTCAGTCACGAGCTCGGCCACTGGCAGCTCCACCGCCCGCTCCGCGAGATGGACACGGTCACGTTCCCGCTGTTCTCGCGCGAGCCGGGCGCCAAGGCGACGGCCGCCATCGTCTGCCGCGACGGCCAGCGCGACCCGGCTGAGATCCAGGCCGACAAGTTCTCGGCGTTCCTGCTCATGCCCGCGAGCGACGTACGCGCGGCGGTGAAGCACGTGAGCGGCGGGCCGCTCGCCATCGGCAACCTCCTCGCCCGCAAGCAGGCCGGCGAGCGCATCTCCGAGCTGCGAGACTTCGCGTCCGAGGTCATCGCAAACGGCGGCTTCACCAACGTGTCGAACCAGGCGATGCAGATCCGCCTGGAGACCCTGAAGCTCGTCGTCGACGGCGCGCAAGGACGGCTCTTCTGA
- a CDS encoding recombinase family protein produces MTKQRQRASAPAPETKRCAIYTRKSTTMGLEQEFNSLDAQREACLAYIERQQGWTLVDERYDDGGFTGANIDRPAFQRLMADVDAGKVDVIVVYKVDRLSRSLLDFVKVMERLSAAGASFVSITQNFSTADAMGRLTMNMLMSFAEFEREMISERTRDKIAGARRKGKWTGGPVPFGYSAKDKKLVVNEAEAHVVREAFTIFLAHRQMAVVARELNKRGLLPRASKHGRKGGPLWSKDSIARVLRSPLYAGRMMYGDELYEGEHPRLIDDVTYRQAQKLLSMAGRELRVTGTNPEYVLRGLLRCGLCGEAMCPGSTTKKSGKTYRFYRCSTRDKYGTDKCSAKPLPARAIEDFVVARITEATADGTLAERIQAKLAARVAKECTTFVEVRRALSAHIADASAAASKLTEEVMRLDGRARELVEAKLRLEAARLDDAERRLRALEDDAVNLELLESQRDWFVGALRNFGKVWSDMTPENQGRLLRALVAEVNVDEETGLCRVELVNFDAAASAKEAA; encoded by the coding sequence ATGACCAAGCAGCGCCAGCGAGCGAGCGCGCCCGCGCCAGAGACGAAGCGCTGCGCCATCTACACGCGCAAGTCGACGACGATGGGCCTCGAGCAGGAGTTCAACTCCCTCGACGCCCAGCGCGAGGCGTGCCTCGCGTACATCGAGCGGCAGCAGGGCTGGACGCTCGTCGACGAGCGCTATGACGACGGAGGCTTCACGGGCGCGAACATCGATCGCCCCGCGTTCCAGCGGCTGATGGCCGACGTCGACGCCGGAAAGGTCGACGTCATCGTCGTCTACAAGGTCGACCGCCTCTCGCGCTCGCTGCTCGACTTCGTGAAGGTGATGGAGCGCCTCAGCGCCGCGGGCGCGTCCTTCGTCTCCATCACCCAGAACTTCTCGACCGCCGACGCCATGGGTCGGCTGACGATGAACATGTTGATGAGTTTCGCGGAGTTCGAACGCGAAATGATCAGCGAGCGGACGCGCGACAAAATCGCTGGCGCCCGCCGCAAGGGGAAGTGGACGGGCGGCCCGGTGCCCTTCGGCTACTCGGCGAAGGACAAGAAGCTCGTCGTGAACGAGGCCGAGGCCCACGTCGTGCGCGAGGCCTTCACGATCTTCCTCGCCCACCGGCAGATGGCCGTCGTCGCGCGCGAGCTGAACAAGCGTGGGCTGTTGCCGCGTGCCTCGAAGCATGGGCGCAAGGGCGGCCCGCTCTGGAGCAAGGACAGCATCGCGCGTGTGCTGCGGAGCCCGCTCTACGCGGGGCGCATGATGTACGGCGACGAGCTGTACGAGGGCGAGCATCCTCGGCTCATCGACGACGTCACCTACCGCCAGGCTCAGAAGCTCCTCAGCATGGCGGGCCGCGAGCTCCGCGTGACCGGCACAAACCCCGAGTACGTGCTGCGCGGGCTCCTGCGCTGCGGGCTCTGCGGCGAGGCAATGTGCCCGGGCTCGACCACGAAGAAGAGCGGGAAGACGTACCGATTCTATAGATGCTCAACCCGCGACAAGTACGGCACGGACAAGTGCTCCGCGAAGCCGCTGCCCGCGCGCGCCATCGAGGACTTCGTCGTCGCGCGCATCACGGAGGCGACCGCCGACGGCACGTTGGCCGAGCGCATCCAGGCCAAGCTGGCCGCGCGCGTCGCGAAGGAGTGCACGACCTTCGTCGAGGTGCGCAGGGCCCTGTCGGCGCACATCGCCGATGCATCCGCCGCCGCGTCGAAGCTGACCGAGGAGGTGATGCGGCTCGACGGTCGCGCGCGCGAGCTCGTCGAGGCGAAGCTGCGCCTCGAGGCCGCGCGGCTCGATGATGCCGAGCGCAGGCTTCGCGCGCTCGAGGACGACGCCGTGAACCTCGAGCTGCTGGAGAGCCAGCGGGATTGGTTCGTCGGCGCGCTCCGCAACTTCGGCAAGGTGTGGAGCGACATGACGCCCGAGAACCAGGGACGCCTGCTGCGCGCGCTGGTCGCCGAGGTCAACGTCGACGAGGAGACCGGGCTGTGCCGCGTCGAACTGGTGAACTTCGACGCCGCCGCGAGCGCGAAGGAGGCCGCGTGA
- a CDS encoding DEAD/DEAH box helicase, with the protein MRARVDAALTLDVREVPPKVVERLCRMLSFPNPAYLDRLRLGLNPGAELETVCFVEQRAGELRLPRGAIHVLRRAAAQDGLIVACDDARVLPEAKLELARDLPLRDYQSSAVDKLAKVTQGTVVIPCGGGKTRVGMGAIARLRTPTLILVHTLDLAEQWLGELKDKLGLDAGLIGDGEERPAPVTVAVIQALVRWDPAKLDAFLSGFGLLILDEAHHVAASTFHSVVDRCPARYRLGLTATPKREDGLTALLELFLGAPLVTVTHDELVAAGVLTVPEIHNIETDFTYLYTAAEDYAPMLAAVASDGARNALIVRTVVEEARAGHVCLVLSGRIDHCHALADAIAAQGVAAAVLTGEVKRAVRKELLDEARAGKLPVIVATSLADEGLDLPRLSRVFLAYPGRARGRTVQRLGRLMRPHADKTDAALFDFVDRKVPLLRRHHLERRKLYAEVLGVPASKLGTRKGAA; encoded by the coding sequence ATGCGCGCGCGAGTTGATGCGGCGCTGACGTTGGACGTCCGAGAGGTGCCGCCGAAGGTCGTCGAGCGCCTTTGCCGGATGCTGTCCTTCCCGAACCCCGCCTACCTCGATCGCCTGCGACTCGGCCTCAACCCCGGCGCCGAGCTCGAGACGGTGTGCTTCGTGGAGCAGCGAGCTGGCGAGCTGCGCCTCCCGCGCGGCGCCATCCATGTGCTCCGACGCGCGGCCGCGCAGGACGGGCTCATCGTCGCCTGCGACGACGCGCGCGTGCTGCCCGAGGCAAAGCTCGAACTGGCGCGAGACCTCCCGTTGCGCGACTACCAGTCGAGCGCCGTCGACAAGCTCGCCAAGGTCACGCAGGGGACGGTCGTCATCCCGTGCGGCGGCGGCAAGACACGCGTTGGCATGGGCGCGATCGCTCGCCTGCGAACCCCGACGCTCATCCTCGTCCACACCCTCGATCTCGCCGAGCAGTGGCTTGGGGAGCTGAAGGACAAGCTCGGCCTCGACGCGGGCCTCATCGGCGACGGCGAGGAGCGCCCTGCGCCCGTGACCGTGGCGGTCATCCAGGCACTCGTGCGCTGGGATCCGGCGAAGCTCGACGCCTTCCTCTCAGGCTTCGGCCTGCTCATCCTCGACGAGGCCCACCACGTCGCTGCGAGCACGTTTCACTCTGTCGTCGACCGCTGCCCGGCGCGCTACCGGCTCGGGCTCACCGCGACGCCGAAGCGCGAGGACGGCCTCACCGCGCTCCTCGAGCTGTTCCTTGGCGCTCCGCTCGTCACGGTCACCCACGACGAACTCGTCGCGGCGGGCGTCCTCACCGTGCCGGAGATCCACAACATCGAAACGGACTTCACGTACCTCTACACGGCTGCGGAGGACTACGCGCCGATGCTCGCCGCCGTCGCGAGCGACGGGGCGCGCAACGCGCTCATCGTGAGGACGGTCGTCGAGGAGGCCCGCGCTGGCCACGTCTGCCTCGTGCTCTCCGGTCGCATCGACCACTGCCACGCGCTCGCCGACGCCATCGCCGCCCAGGGCGTCGCGGCTGCCGTCCTCACCGGCGAGGTGAAGCGCGCGGTCCGCAAGGAGCTGCTCGATGAGGCCCGCGCCGGGAAGCTGCCCGTCATCGTCGCCACCAGCCTCGCCGACGAGGGGCTCGACCTGCCGCGCCTCTCGCGGGTGTTCCTCGCGTACCCGGGCCGGGCACGCGGGCGCACCGTACAGCGCCTCGGTCGCCTCATGCGCCCGCACGCCGACAAGACGGACGCCGCGCTCTTCGACTTCGTCGACCGCAAGGTGCCTCTGCTACGTCGCCACCACCTCGAACGGCGGAAGCTCTACGCCGAGGTCCTGGGCGTGCCCGCGTCGAAGCTCGGCACGCGCAAGGGAGCCGCATGA